The genomic interval TACGTTCTGCAGCGTATCGCCAGGGTGGTATCCCGGCTCGCCGGACTTCCGGTGGCGCATCAGGGACATACCGATCTGGTATCGGGCGGACGGAAGTTCTCGGGGAATGCACAGCGACGAAAGAGCAACGCGGTCCTGTTCCACGGCACGCTCCTCCTCGACTTCGACATGGACATCATCGAGGAACTCTTACCGATGCCCGGGCATCAGCCGGAGTACCGCGAGGGGAGATCACATCAGGAGTTTCTGGTGAACCTGGGATTGGATGCGGCCGAACTGACGGCCGCGCTACGGAAGGAATGGGATGCTACAACGGCATACGGGCAGCTACCACTCGAAGAGATCCGTGCCCTCGCGGAGACGCGCTACCTCAATCACGACTGGACCTATCGCTTCTAGCACCAATTAAGAATTAAGAATTCTTAGTTCTTAGTTCTCAATTGAGATCAAATCCGCTCCGCGGATTTGATCTCCACCCACCCGACCTTGCCATCCACCAGCCGGATGCGGAGCCACTGGCCGATCGAATCGGAGATGCGCACCTTCAGCCCGGCATGGATGACGAATGCATCACTGCTCTTCGCGTCGGGCGAGTTCTTCGCCGTGGCGATCGCCGCCGTGATCACGGCCTCTTCATTGCTGTTCGCGTCGATCACCTTGCCGCTGAAGATGGCCACTGCCATCACCACCATCACCCCGGTCGCGATCGAAGCGATCAGGCCCGA from Ignavibacteriota bacterium carries:
- a CDS encoding lipoate--protein ligase family protein, with the translated sequence MRFTDEHLHTPGMQLACDDVLLDLCDANPGCETLRVWSPETYFVVAGYTNHILEEIRVDACVARGIPLYRRTSGGGTVVQGPGCLNYSVILRIERDAALENITSTGSYVLQRIARVVSRLAGLPVAHQGHTDLVSGGRKFSGNAQRRKSNAVLFHGTLLLDFDMDIIEELLPMPGHQPEYREGRSHQEFLVNLGLDAAELTAALRKEWDATTAYGQLPLEEIRALAETRYLNHDWTYRF